One Nicotiana sylvestris chromosome 12, ASM39365v2, whole genome shotgun sequence genomic window carries:
- the LOC104221940 gene encoding probable L-type lectin-domain containing receptor kinase S.5: MFYLGKISYLTSLLYLIFFIFTLFLEGFFVIRVDCLNFSYANFPKQNENDFITTNYSFIGLNAAMQVTGDARGTTITNLSGRIWYHQPFKLWNRKKDITASFNSTFVINITPQSNPWGEGLAFILTKESGLYSIPDNSDGQWLGIVNASTNGSLSNNIFAVEFDTRKSYFEDLDDNHVGIDINSIYSINQASLTDRGVNLSRAIDVIASVEYDGESKILNVYAFMSNQTGDFNARNPIISMPLDLSYLPEDVFVGFSASTGIYTQLNCIKAWNFTSIEIGNDNDGSLLWLWILIPIISVLVMFLGGVFIYFTWRRKKKRMQVIDQDEKIEILIRSSATAPQRFQLKDLKRGTGSFDPRNILGRGGCGVVFKGLLADKEVAVKRFFRDSSQGAKDLIAEVTTIGNLHHKNLVKLIGWCYESNELLVVYEFMPNGSLDKLIFCEEKGEIREGLSLSWEKRRVIICGIAQALDYLHNGCAKRVLHRDIKASNIMLDSELNARLGDFGLARTVQVSGMTHHSTKEIAGTLGYMAPESFLIGRATVETDVFAFGVLILEVACGRKPGNQNEENIYSNRIIEYVWDLYKSERIIDAIDVRLDREFDEGQAECVLMLGLACCQPNPYERPSMKTALQILTGESVLPTIPTEKPAFVWPARAPSSNDAAGDSLMEGQLTPITVLSGR, from the coding sequence ATGTTTTATCTAGGCAAGATTAGTTATTTAACCTCCCTTCTTTATCTAATTTTCTTCATATTCACACTTTTCTTGGAAGGTTTTTTTGTTATTAGGGTGGATTGCCTGAATTTCAGCTACGCAAATTTCCCCAAGCAAAACGAAAATGATTTCATCACTACTAATTATTCCTTCATAGGATTGAATGCTGCTATGCAAGTAACAGGCGATGCTCGTGGAACTACTATCACAAACTTATCTGGAAGAATATGGTATCATCAGCCTTTCAAGTTATGGAATCGAAAGAAGGACATCACAGCATCGTTTAATTCCACGTTTGTGATTAATATCACTCCTCAGAGTAATCCATGGGGTGAAGGATTAGCTTTCATATTGACAAAGGAAAGTGGTCTTTATTCCATCCCAGATAATAGTGATGGACAATGGCTTGGAATTGTGAATGCAAGTACAAATGGATCTTTATCAAACAACATTTTTGCAGTTGAATTTGACACAAGGAAAAGTTACTTTGAAGATCTTGATGATAATCATGTTGGCATTGACATAAACAGCATCTATTCTATCAATCAAGCTTCTTTAACCGACCGTGGTGTTAATCTTTCACGAGCTATTGATGTTATAGCAAGTGTTGAGTATGATGGAGAATCAAAGATCTTGAATGTTTATGCATTCATGAGTAATCAGACTGGGGACTTTAACGCGAGAAATCCCATCATTTCCATGCCTCTTGATCTTTCCTATCTTCCCGAGGATGTTTTCGTGGGATTTTCAGCTTCAACTGGGATATATACTCAGCTGAACTGCATAAAGGCATGGAATTTTACAAGCATAGAAATTGGTAATGATAATGATGGTAGCCTATTATGGTTGTGGATCTTGATACCAATAATATCGGTTCTGGTTATGTTTCTTGGCGGGGTTTTTATATATTTCACCTGGAGGAGGAAAAAGAAGAGGATGCAAGTGATAGATCAAGATGAGAAAATAGAGATACTGATTCGGAGTTCAGCTACTGCACCACAGAGATTCCAGCTAAAGGACTTGAAACGAGGGACCGGGAGCTTTGATCCCAGGAACATTCTTGGAAGAGGAGGATGTGGAGTAGTGTTCAAAGGGTTGCTAGCTGATAAAGAGGTAGCTGTGAAGAGATTCTTTAGAGATTCAAGTCAAGGGGCAAAAGATCTCATAGCAGAAGTCACAACCATTGGCAATCTCCACCACAAAAACCTTGTCAAATTGATAGGATGGTGCTATGAAAGCAATGAACTCCTTGTGGTCTATGAGTTCATGCCAAATGGGAGCTTAGACAAGTTGAtattttgtgaagaaaaaggtgAAATCAGAGAAGGGTTGAGCCTGAGTTGGGAAAAAAGACGTGTCATTATCTGTGGCATAGCTCAAGCACTGGATTATCTGCATAATGGGTGCGCGAAAAGAGTACTTCATAGGGACATAAAAGCCAGCAATATCATGCTTGACTCAGAACTCAATGCTCGGTTGGGAGATTTTGGATTGGCTAGGACAGTTCAAGTGAGTGGAATGACTCACCATTCGACGAAAGAGATAGCTGGAACTCTTGGCTATATGGCTCCAGAGAGTTTCCTTATAGGCCGAGCCACAGTTGAGACAGATGTGTTTGCATTTGGAGTGCTCATTCTTGAAGTTGCCTGTGGTCGAAAACCTGGAAACCAAAATGAGGAGAATATCTACAGCAACAGAATCATTGAATATGTGTGGGATCTCTATAAGAGTGAAAGGATCATTGATGCCATAGATGTTCGATTGGATAGAGAATTTGATGAAGGGCAAGCTGAATGTGTGTTAATGTTAGGATTGGCTTGCTGCCAGCCGAATCCATATGagaggccaagcatgaaaactgctTTACAGATTCTAACAGGGGAATCAGTTTTACCAACTATTCCTACTGAGAAACCTGCATTTGTGTGGCCAGCTAGAGCTCCATCGTCGAATGATGCTGCAGGTGACTCTCTCATGGAAGGCCAACTTACACCAATTACAGTTCTCAGTGGCAGATGA